From a single Lolium rigidum isolate FL_2022 chromosome 7, APGP_CSIRO_Lrig_0.1, whole genome shotgun sequence genomic region:
- the LOC124674290 gene encoding uncharacterized protein LOC124674290: protein MAREDDGPEFVRWREEFLSQEKGSRVVHYYLEDAVGVPHLAVVGKERSLRHMLYVVSEDFHGPEGSGGADGQGMFARKWRSRREVVDWLESFLPAKTLTSNFSKFGPRMGNDVGLDGYSETGSFVCHNLGKTCSSDIMWSGPFWTCSKQLQHYQAFCRNGTTISTHSFALVMSEEENRYLAYLEDMYEDKKGLKKVKVRWFHQNQEFACAIPPPAPHPCEVFITSYSQVISVECVDDIATVLTPEHYEKCLDTLPNCSLVGMRFCFRQYSKNKFKHFDLRTLRGYFSQAAVLSLKVSPEKEKDGSDIIRVVKHCSPGKTKFSKEFERLYSKCLGTKICRGPQADSIPSYQNLNNKQSPGKHISVKFIGPQNQHVPTYSVGDKIEVLSQDSGIVGCWFRCTVLKPCTSHNKLKIQYDDLQNADDCGRLEERVPASTLALPDKLGLRCPGRLRIRPRPQQNTLVDDTALLPGSAVDVWQFSGWWEGIVISADSSSSDSLQIYFPGENFFRVCQLNDTRISKDWVKSHWVHIERKPDVLSRIPSVRVQTKQPDNVKSTGGLDSNSAISDKEATALQTNSTGDKQTGVDAQTEVSLNDKASASIEDDEKQTILQKQPRCNDAEDDCNGEETMADTRTEVSFTDAASAAVEDEQQPILGKRPRDDAVEQNCNGQVFTDKGPALDEEEQKVLQKRPRDDDDAEEHCYDEVFSLTDTASAAVEDERHTVLGKRPRDVAVEQNRNGQVFTDKKSALDDEEQKILRKRPRDGDDSEQRCKDEVFSLTNKAATPVEDEKETLLGKQPRDDGSEQHCRDEVFSLTDRASASAEDEKQTVLGKRPRDDDDDDDDDDDDEQDCEGEVGVDVDVSKL from the exons ATGGCGAGGGAGGACGACGGCCCGGAGTTCGTGAGGTGGAGGGAGGAGTTCCTCTCGCAGGAGAAGGGCAGCCGCGTCGTGCATTACTACCTGGAGGACGCCGTGGGCGTGCCCCACCTCGCGGTCGTCGGCAAGGAGCGGAGCCTGCGCCACATGCTCTACGTCGTGTCGGAGGACTTCCATGGGCCCGAGGGTTCCGGCGGTGCTGATGGCCAGGGGATGTTCGCCCGCAAGTGGCGCTCACGCCGTGAGGTGGTCGACTGGCTCGAGTCTTTCCTTCCGGCTAAGACCCTCACATCAA atttttcaaaatttggacCTCGTATGGGCAATGATGTTGGATTAGATGGATACAGTGAAACTGGTAGCTTTGTGTGTCACAATCTG GGAAAAACTTGCAGTTCGGATATTATGTGGTCTGGTCCGTTCTGGACCTGTAGCAAGCAGCTTCAGCACTATCAAGCCTTTTGTCGTAATGGAACCACAATATCT ACCCACTCTTTTGCACTTGTCATGTCGGAGGAGGAAAATCGCTATCTCGCATACTTGGAGGATATGTATGAAGATAAGAAGGGACTTAAGAAGGTTAAAGTGCGTTGGTTTCACCAGAACCAGGAATTTGCTTGTGCTatacctcctcctgctcctcatcCTTGTGAAGTTTTCATCACTTCTTATTCTCAAGTAATCAGTGTTGAGTGTGTCGATGATATTGCAACAGTTTTAACCCCCGAGCATTATGAAAAATGTCTGGACACATTGCCAAATTGTTCTTTGGTGGGGATGCGTTTCTGCTTTCGTCAGTACAGCAAAAATAAATTTAAGCACTTTGACTTGAGAACATTGCGTGGATATTTTAGTCAAGCTGCTGTTTTGTCGTTGAAAGTTTCACCTGAGAAAGAAAAGGATGGATCTGATATCATAAGGGTAGTCAAACATTGCTCACCTGGGAAGACCAAGTTTTCGAAGGAGTTTGAGAGGCTTTATTCAAAATGTTTGGGTACCAAAATCTGCCGAGGCCCACAAGCAGATTCTATACCATCTTATCAGAACCTAAATAATAAGCAATCTCCTGGAAAACATATCTCAGTTAAGTTTATAGGCCCCCAGAATCAGCATGTGCCAACCTACAGTGTTGGCGACAAGATAGAGGTCTTGTCTCAGGACAGCGGCATTGTAGGCTGCTGGTTCAGGTGTACAGTTCTGAAGCCATGTACTAGTCATAACAAACTgaagattcaatatgatgatctccAAAATGCTGATGATTGTGGTAGACTGGAG GAGCGTGTACCTGCCTCTACATTGGCTCTTCCTGATAAACTTGGACTAAGATGCCCAGGCAGGCTCAGAATCAGGCCACGTCCTCAACAAAATACTTTGGTTGATGACACTGCTCTTTTACCTGGAAGTGCTGTTGATGTCTGGCAGTTCAGCGGCTGGTGGGAAGGAATTGTCATCAGTGCAGATTCCAGTTCATCTGATAGTCTGCAAATATATTTCCCAG GTGAAAACTTTTTTCGTGTATGCCAGCTAAATGACACAAGAATTTCAAAAGATTGGGTCAAGAGCCACTGGGTACATATAGAAAGGAAGCCAGACGTGCTGTCAAGAATACCTTCGGTTCGTGTGCAAACTAAGCAACCTGATAATGTGAAATCCACTGGTGGTTTGGACTCTAATTCTGCAATATCTGACAAAGAGGCCACTGCTTTGCAAACAAACTCCACTGGCGATAAACAGACAGGGGTTGATGCACAAACCGAGGTTAGTTTGAATGACAAGGCCTCTGCTTCTATAGAGGATGATGAGAAGCAAACAATATTGCAGAAGCAGCCGAGGTGCAATGATGCTGAAGATGACTGCAACGGTGAAGAAACTATGGCTGATACGCGAACTGAGGTTAGTTTCACTGATGCGGCTTCTGCAGCTGTAGAGGATGAACAGCAACCGATATTAGGGAAGAGGCCAAGGGATGATGCTGTGGAACAAAACTGCAATGGGCAAGTGTTCACTGATAAGGGGCCTGCTTTAGATGAGGAGGAGCAAAAGGTATTACAAAAGCGACCtagggatgatgatgatgctgaagAGCACTGCTACGATGAAGTATTTAGTTTAACTGATACGGCTTCTGCAGCTGTAGAGGATGAAAGGCACACGGTATTAGGGAAGCGGCCTAGGGATGTTGCTGTGGAACAAAACCGCAATGGGCAAGTGTTCACTGATAAGAAGTCTGCTTTAGATGATGAGGAGCAAAAAATATTACGAAAGCGACCTAGGGATGGCGATGATTCTGAACAGCGCTGCAAGGATGAAGTATTTAGTTTGACAAATAAGGCAGCTACTCCTGTAGAGGATGAGAAGGAAACATTACTAGGGAAGCAGCCAAGGGATGATGGCTCTGAACAGCACTGCCGTGACGAAGTATTCAGTTTGACTGATAGGGCCTCTGCTTCTGCGGAGGATGAGAAGCAAACAGTATTAGGGAAGCGGCCtagggatgatgatgatgatgatgatgatgatgatgatgatgaacaagaCTGTGAAGGGGAAGTAGGTGTAGATGTAGATGTCAGCAAGTTGTGA
- the LOC124669338 gene encoding pectinesterase QRT1-like, whose amino-acid sequence MKAVTGHHYQGYHPPSPTPATKISIPVSPGGGTEAALLGKGRYKAWALAAIALLALWSMFAASVTLRWSSGDLAAASQDVSDPLFDDLDPLDGTGHSRTVQGAVDMVPAGNTRRVKILVKPGVYREKVTVPITKPFVSLIGMGTGRTVITWNARASDIDPSGHQVGTFLSASVAVEADYFCASHITFENSAPAAPPGAVGQQAVALRLSGDKTMLYRCRILGTQDTLFDNIGRHYLFNCDIQGSIDFIFGNARSLYQGCRLHAVATSYGAIAASQRSSPSEESGFSFVGCRLTGSGMLYLGRAWGKYARVVYSYCDLSGIVVPQGWSDWGDHTRTKTVLFGEYNCKGPGASSRQRVPWSRALTYDEARPFLGRDFINGEQWLRL is encoded by the exons ATGAAGGCCGTCACCGGCCACCACTACCAGGGCTACCACCCACCGTCGCCGACGCCGGCGACCAAGATCTCCATTCCTGTCTCCCCCGGTGGGGGCACGGAGGCGGCGCTGCTCGGGAAGGGGCGGTACAAGGCGTGGGCCCTCGCCGCCATCGCCCTACTCGCACTCTGGTCCATGTTCGCCGCCTCCGTCACCCTTCGCTGGTCCTCCGgcgacctcgccgccgcctcccaggACGTGAGCGATCCCCTCTTCGACGACCTAGACCCGCTC GACGGAACGGGGCACTCGCGGACCGTGCAAGGCGCCGTCGACATGGTGCCCGCCGGGAACACGCGGCGGGTCAAGATCCTCGTCAAGCCCGGCGTCTACAG GGAGAAGGTGACGGTACCGATCACGAAGCCGTTCGTGTCGCTCATCGGCATGGGGACCGGGCGCACGGTGATCACTTGGAATGCGCGGGCGTCGGACATCGACCCGTCGGGGCACCAGGTCGGCACCTTCCTGTCCGCCTCCGTCGCCGTCGAGGCCGACTACTTCTGCGCCAGCCACATCACCTTCGAG AACtcagcgccggcggcgccgcccggaGCGGTGGGGCAGCAGGCGGTGGCGCTGCGGCTGTCCGGCGACAAAACCATGCTGTACAGGTGCAGGATACTGGGGACCCAGGACACGCTGTTCGACAACATCGGGAGGCACTACCTGTTCAACTGCGACATCCAGGGCTCCATTGATTTCATTTTCGGGAACGCGAGGTCCCTATACCAG GGTTGCAGGCTGCACGCGGTGGCGACGAGCTACGGCGCGATCGCGGCGTCGCAGCGGAGCTCGCCGTCGGAGGAGTCGGGGTTCTCGTTCGTGGGGTGCCGGCTCACCGGCTCCGGCATGCTCTACCTGGGCCGGGCGTGGGGGAAGTATGCCCGTGTGGTGTACTCCTACTGCGACCTCAGCGGCATCGTCGTGCCCCAGGGCTGGAGCGACTGGGGCGACCACACCAGGACCAA GACGGTGCTGTTCGGGGAGTACAACTGCAAGGGTCCCGGGGCGAGCTCGCGGCAGAGGGTGCCGTGGTCGCGGGCGCTCACCTACGACGAGGCGCGCCCCTTCCTCGGACGGGACTTCATCAATGGCGAGCAGTGGCTCAGATTGTAG